A genome region from Hevea brasiliensis isolate MT/VB/25A 57/8 chromosome 7, ASM3005281v1, whole genome shotgun sequence includes the following:
- the LOC110655871 gene encoding patatin-like protein 3: MATGNNILKLGKKITVLSIDGGGIRGIIPGIILSSLESKLQDLDGPNARIADYFDIIAGTSTGGLLTTMLTAPNKDKRPIYQAKDIQNFYLDHCPKIFPQKSRNNFISSITNFVGAVMGPKYSGKYLQELTNQLLGDLTIKDTLADVIIPAFDIKLLQPVIFSTDDAKVDALKNARLADICISTSAAPTFFPAHSFTIKDDQRTRTFELIDGGVAANNPTLLAISHIRKEILKENPLFNDANLMESKSMLVLSLGTGTSKYEAKYSAATASKWGLINWLFDNGKTPLLDIFSDASSDVVDFHVSALFQSLNCKDYYLRIQDDTLTDDASSVDIATKENLQRLVDIGTELLQKPVSRVNLENGRFENIAGAPSNEAALADFARLLSEEQKLRHKSPSGLN; this comes from the exons GAGGCATCATTCCTGGTATCATTCTTTCTTCTCTTGAATCCAAGCTTCAG GATTTGGATGGACCAAATGCAAGAATTGCAGATTATTTCGATATAATTGCAGGGACAAGTACTGGTGGGCTGCTAACCACCATGCTCACAGCTCCAAACAAGGACAAAAGACCTATTTACCAAGCAAAAGATATCCAAAACTTTTATTTAGATCACTGTCCAAAGATTTTCCCCCAGAAAAG TCGAAATAACTTCATTAGCTCGATAACAAATTTTGTTGGCGCGGTTATGGGGCCAAAATATAGTGGCAAATATCTGCAAGAATTGACAAACCAGTTGCTTGGGGACTTGACCATAAAAGATACGTTGGCAGATGTGATTATACCTGCATTTGACATCAAGCTTCTTCAGCCAGTCATCTTCTCAACCGATGAT gCAAAAGTTGATGCTCTGAAAAATGCTAGGCTGGCTGATATCTGCATCAGCACCTCTGCAGCTCCAACTTTCTTTCCAGCACATTCCTTTACCATCAAGGATGATCAAAGGACTCGCACTTTTGAACTCATTGATGGTGGGGTTGCTGCGAATAATCCT ACATTACTGGCAATAAGTCACATCCGCAAGGAGATCTTGAAGGAAAACCCTCTGTTCAATGATGCAAACCTGATGGAGAGCAAGAGCATGCTAGTGCTCTCACTTGGAACTGGAACATCCAAGTATGAAGCAAAATACAGTGCAGCCACAGCATCTAAATGGGGTTTGATCAATTGGCTCTTTGACAATGGCAAAACACCACTGCTTGACATTTTTTCAGATGCTAGTTCAGATGTGGTTGACTTCCATGTCTCCGCCCTTTTTCAGTCCCTCAATTGCAAGGATTATTACCTGCGAATTCAG GATGATACGCTGACAGATGATGCATCATCGGTTGATATCGCAACCAAGGAGAATTTGCAAAGGCTTGTGGACATTGGAACAGAGCTCCTGCAGAAGCCGGTGTCAAGGGTGAATTTGGAAAATGGCAGGTTTGAAAACATTGCAGGGGCCCCTTCTAATGAAGCAGCTCTAGCTGACTTTGCAAGGCTGCTCTCAGAGGAACAAAAACTCCGACACAAATCACCCTCAGGCCTCAACTGA